One Porphyromonas pogonae genomic region harbors:
- a CDS encoding DUF3868 domain-containing protein, which produces MKHTLHNILHILLLYIVIVGGAKAQTAGRNFYNPSPKPVAAVQTRELSPRTSMPELRFQEVHNYFRGDSLHINFKLVIRGAIINSGDALHIIPVYRVGGVELRFPEVLVNGKRRAAYYRREQALLSHSAFWEQKPYVVVSVPTRVGDVQSVSYRVSLPLTKPINLGGKLTFDQLIEDCCDWHLMGVQPSDIEGSQAQADAPRSSKPSVTPPVYESSVTFIRPKKEVVKERNEHLSLHINYIVDRYDILPYYASNAEELAKVDNVLRPLSSRRETYRIRSASIKGYASPEAPYDYNLKLSQRRADGFKQYLIRKYGLYDISMFPATGMGEDWEGLRAAVEESDMMYRDAVLTIIDGVDIFKGREKLLMDLAGGVPYKYMLYNLYPPLRRMEMEVSYTVRSFETVEAEEVLKQRPQDLSQEEIYEVARRRNSGDKSQRAAKDYGREYDVAAKYFPNDAVANINAASAALVRGDLDGAWKYLGKVQNVPEAYNNLGVYYWMRGDLSRARDYFRRALKVKGEESRAKYNLEQLEESLQNKGGMVDSSFR; this is translated from the coding sequence ATGAAACATACTCTACACAATATTTTACACATATTACTGCTTTATATCGTTATCGTCGGAGGGGCTAAGGCTCAGACAGCCGGGCGTAATTTCTATAATCCCTCGCCCAAGCCTGTAGCCGCAGTACAGACCCGGGAATTATCACCCCGGACATCCATGCCCGAGCTCCGATTCCAGGAGGTTCACAATTATTTCCGGGGAGATTCACTGCATATCAATTTCAAATTGGTAATTCGTGGAGCCATCATTAACTCCGGCGATGCTTTACACATCATTCCTGTATATCGTGTAGGTGGTGTGGAACTTCGATTTCCTGAGGTATTGGTCAACGGAAAGAGGCGGGCCGCCTACTACCGTCGTGAACAGGCTTTGCTCTCACACAGTGCCTTTTGGGAGCAAAAACCCTATGTCGTGGTATCTGTTCCTACCCGTGTCGGAGACGTTCAGTCCGTTTCTTACCGGGTATCACTTCCGTTGACCAAACCTATAAATTTGGGTGGCAAGCTTACATTCGATCAGCTTATAGAGGATTGTTGCGACTGGCATCTAATGGGAGTACAGCCCTCTGATATTGAGGGCTCTCAAGCCCAGGCGGATGCGCCTCGATCATCCAAACCTTCAGTGACCCCGCCCGTATATGAGAGTAGTGTGACATTCATACGCCCTAAGAAAGAAGTGGTCAAGGAGCGTAATGAGCATCTCTCACTTCATATCAACTATATTGTGGATCGGTATGATATCTTGCCTTACTACGCAAGTAATGCCGAAGAACTTGCCAAAGTAGACAATGTGCTCAGGCCTTTGTCATCCCGTCGTGAGACCTATCGTATCCGAAGTGCTTCTATCAAAGGATATGCATCACCTGAAGCACCTTATGACTATAACCTCAAGCTATCACAACGTCGTGCTGATGGTTTCAAGCAATATCTCATCCGTAAGTACGGCCTTTACGATATCAGTATGTTCCCCGCCACAGGTATGGGTGAGGATTGGGAAGGCCTCAGGGCTGCAGTGGAAGAGAGTGACATGATGTATCGAGATGCTGTCCTTACCATTATAGACGGAGTAGACATCTTCAAGGGGCGTGAAAAGCTACTCATGGATCTGGCAGGAGGAGTACCCTACAAATATATGCTTTACAACCTCTATCCGCCTTTGAGACGTATGGAGATGGAGGTTAGCTACACGGTACGCTCTTTCGAGACCGTCGAGGCCGAGGAGGTCTTGAAGCAGAGACCTCAGGACTTATCACAAGAGGAGATCTACGAAGTAGCACGCCGGCGCAATAGTGGCGATAAGTCACAGAGAGCTGCCAAGGATTATGGTCGTGAGTACGATGTAGCTGCCAAATACTTCCCCAATGACGCCGTTGCAAATATCAATGCTGCCTCTGCAGCCCTTGTACGAGGCGATCTGGATGGAGCATGGAAGTATCTGGGCAAGGTGCAGAACGTACCGGAGGCTTACAATAATTTGGGTGTTTACTATTGGATGCGAGGCGATCTGTCTCGAGCACGTGATTACTTCCGCCGTGCCCTCAAGGTCAAGGGCGAAGAGTCTCGAGCAAAGTACAATTTGGAACAACTGGAGGAGTCATTGCAAAACAAAGGTGGTATGGTAGATAGCTCTTTTCGATAA
- a CDS encoding DUF3575 domain-containing protein, with protein sequence MKHISLTLLLFMSIFMTVRAQRIGVKTNLLYWGTTTPNIGLEFRTGDQFTLSLHGGYNPFNFGSHTKVDGVRVHPKLRHWLVMPEVKYWFCQAFERGYVGIHGVYGEYNVGGISLIKDLKNYRYQGNAYGGGVSMGYQWALGDRWGVEASLGVGYLRLNYKKYDCGDCGDFLGEYKRNYFGPTKAVLSLIYYLK encoded by the coding sequence ATGAAACATATTTCTCTCACTTTGCTTCTGTTTATGAGCATTTTCATGACGGTACGGGCACAACGCATCGGAGTTAAAACAAATTTGCTCTATTGGGGTACCACTACTCCTAATATTGGGCTTGAGTTTCGTACTGGTGATCAGTTTACTCTTAGTCTCCATGGGGGATACAATCCTTTCAACTTCGGGTCGCATACCAAGGTTGACGGGGTGCGTGTGCATCCCAAGTTACGCCATTGGTTGGTGATGCCTGAGGTAAAATATTGGTTTTGTCAAGCTTTCGAGCGTGGTTATGTGGGTATTCACGGGGTATACGGTGAATATAATGTAGGAGGTATCTCGCTGATCAAGGATTTAAAAAATTACCGTTATCAGGGCAATGCCTATGGAGGTGGTGTAAGTATGGGGTACCAGTGGGCACTGGGTGACCGCTGGGGGGTTGAAGCTTCTTTGGGTGTTGGGTACTTGAGGTTAAACTATAAGAAGTATGACTGTGGCGATTGTGGTGATTTCCTTGGCGAGTACAAGCGAAATTACTTCGGTCCCACAAAAGCAGTATTATCACTCATCTATTATCTCAAATAA